A genome region from Hevea brasiliensis isolate MT/VB/25A 57/8 chromosome 9, ASM3005281v1, whole genome shotgun sequence includes the following:
- the LOC110659522 gene encoding myb-related protein 306 — translation MGRLPCCDKLGVKKGPWTPEEDIMLVSYIQEHGPGNWRAVPTNTGLLRCSKSCRLRWTNYLRPGIKRGNFTDHEEKMIIHLQALLGNRWAAIASYLPERTDNDIKNYWNTRLKKKLKKLRTTGHEGDSKNELSSSSTVSKPISRGQWERRLQTDIHTARQALYEALSPEKKSSLFTELKHSSGGHFFARPASNYASSTENIAKLLKGWMRNGPKKQAQTNSSAATQNSFNNIAGTTDSICSEGTGPSKGDKNGIELAQAFESLFGFESLDSSNSDFSHTMSTDEASLFQDESKPYSSDQMPPLSLLEKWLLDEGALQGKNYLGEVTLDENNLF, via the exons ATGGGTAGACTACCTTGCTGCGATAAGCTTGGAGTGAAGAAAGGTCCATGGACTCCTGAAGAAGATATCATGTTGGTATCATACATTCAAGAACATGGTCCTGGGAATTGGAGAGCTGTGCCCACTAACACAG GGTTGCTTAGATGCAGTAAGAGTTGCAGGCTTAGATGGACTAATTACCTCAGGCCGGGAATCAAACGTGGTAATTTTACTGATCATGAGGAGAAGATGATAATACACCTCCAAGCCCTTTTAGGAAACAG ATGGGCAGCCATAGCTTCATACCTTCCAGAGAGAACAGATAATGATATTAAAAACTATTGGAATACCCGTTTGAAGAAGAAGCTCAAAAAGCTCCGAACTACAGGACATGAAGGTGACTCTAAGAATGAattatcatcatcatcaacaGTATCAAAGCCAATCTCTAGAGGTCAATGGGAGAGAAGGCTTCAAACTGATATCCACACAGCCAGACAAGCTCTATATGAGGCACTTTCCCCAGAGAAGAAAAGCAGCTTATTCACTGAGTTGAAACACTCTAGTGGAGGCCATTTTTTTGCAAGACCAGCATCAAATTATGCATCAAGCACTGAAAATATCGCAAAGTTGCTTAAAGGGTGGATGAGAAATGGACCTAAGAAGCAAGCCCAAACAAACTCATCAGCAGCTACTCAGAATTCTTTCAACAACATTGCTGGAACGACTGATTCTATTTGTAGTGAAGGGACTGGTCCAAGTAAAGGTGACAAAAATGGGATTGAATTAGCACAAGCGTTTGAATCGCTCTTTGGTTTTGAGTCTCTTGATTCTTCAAATTCAGATTTTTCTCATACCATGTCAACTGATGAGGCTAGTCTTTTCCAAGATGAAAGCAAACCATATTCTAGTGACCAAATGCCTCCACTCTCATTGCTTGAGAAATGGCTATTGGATGAAGGAGCTCTTCAAGGGAAGAATTATCTTGGTGAAGTCACACTAGATGAAAATAATCTTTTCTAG